In Arachis stenosperma cultivar V10309 chromosome 1, arast.V10309.gnm1.PFL2, whole genome shotgun sequence, one DNA window encodes the following:
- the LOC130940474 gene encoding ATP synthase delta chain, chloroplastic-like — protein sequence MASLHTTTTASFPSIQTPRSLLTHPKPILNLSLSTTTFPSLSLKLTRPRRSAGALGARMVSTAAASYALALADVAKSNNTLDATTTDIEKIDEIFSDPQVFKFFANPTVDAEQKKNLVDEIATSSSFQSHTRNFLNILVDAKRIGLVKEIAKEYEFVYNTLTDTEMAVVSSVVKLESQHLAQIAKQVQKLTGAKNVRIKTVIDPSLVAGFTVRYGNSGSKLIDMSVKKQLEEIAAQLDLGDIKLNE from the exons ATGGCGTCACTTCACACCACCACTACAGCCTCATTCCcttccatccaaaccccaagaTCCCTACTCACCCACCCAAAACCCATCCTCAACCTCTCCCTCTCCACTACTACCTTCCCCTCCCTCTCCCTCAAACTCACCCGCCCCCGCCGCTCCGCCGGAGCCCTCGGCGCCCGCATGGTCTCCACTGCTGCCGCAAGCTACGCCCTCGCCCTCGCCGACGTCGCCAAATCCAACAACACCCTTGACGCCACCACAACCGACATCGAGAAAATTGATGAAATCTTCTCCGATCCACAGGTGTTCAAATTCTTCGCCAACCCAACCGTAGATGCCGAACAGAAGAAGAATCTCGTCGATGAAATTGCCACGTCATCAAGCTTCCAATCCCACACGCGCAACTTCCTGAACATTCTGGTCGATGCGAAGCGCATTGGGCTGGTGAAGGAGATTGCGAAGGAGTATGAATTCGTGTACAACACGCTCACAGATACGGAAATGGCGGTGGTGAGCTCGGTGGTGAAGCTCGAGTCGCAGCACTTAGCACAGATCGCGAAGCAGGTGCAGAAGCTAACGGGGGCTAAGAACGTTAGAATCAAGACAGTTATTGACCCGAGCCTGGTGGCTGGGTTTACTGTTAGGTATGGTAATTCTGGATCGAAGTTGATTGATATGAGCGTCAAGAAGCAGCTTGAGGAGATTGCTGCTCAGCTTGATTTGGGTGACATCAAACTCAAT GAATGA